A window of Nitrospiraceae bacterium genomic DNA:
GGTGCTACCTCCAGTTGCTCGTCGCGACGGCGGGGATGCCGCAGCCCCTGCGTCGGCGTATGCGGCTCTGTGATCTCTCAAGTGCTGAACAACAGGCGATCCGAATGGCGGTTCATCGAACCCTCCATAGCCCAGCGTCGGGGAGGTTGAATCCAGCAAAGCGACTTAATCCTTAGCCACCTATTAAGCCGTTTTGGTAGCTGCTCAATCACGATTTCTCGCATTCACTAATTTTCATTTGGAACAGGCGGAGGGCGATATGCGAAATACGCCAGAGTTCATCATCATGGGAATGTTCGTCGTGGCGCTCATCCTTGCACAGGGGTGTGCGACCCAGTCTGGGTCTGGGACTGGAGAGACGCAGACGGAACGGATCGTCGCCCCTGCGATTCAAGACATTCCGCCCAAAGACCTTGAGGTAATGCCCTCGCGCTCACGGACCACACAGCCCGAGCTGGCCACCCGTAATGCGACCGGGCTGCCCAACGGGCCGTTGATGGATGTGCTCTTTGACTTTGATCGAGCTTCTTTACGGCCGGATGCGCTGTCGGTCTTGAATGGGAATGCCAAGCGGCTGCAAGCGGAAGAAGTCACGCAGCTGCTATTGGAAGGCCGGGGCGATGACGTGGGATCAGCAGCATATAACCTCATGTTGGGCGAGCGTCGAGCCGAAAATGTGAAGACGTATCTTCACGATTTAGGTGTGTCAATCGACATTACAACCATAAGCTATGGGAAGGATCGTCCTCTCTGTTTCCAAGACAGTAGCGAGTGTTTTCAGAAGAATAGGAGCGTGCACTTCGTCGTCAAAGAGAAAGAGTAAACGGCGAATGTCTGAAAATGACGGACTATCATCTGCTGATTTCATAACACCCTCCTTGCGCACGATATTCTCGCCACCACAACTTGCGAAGCAACTCTACCATCTGAGTGTCCGAGTCTACCGTTCCAGCTTACTTCTTCCCTAACGCCTCGTTCAGGATTTTCGCCAGTCGGACCCCGGCTTTAGCCAACTGTTGATCGACCACGGCCACACTGGCGCGGTAGTAGTCTTCGCCCAGCCTGCGATCCTCCGGCAGCACGTACACATGGTCTCTCGCGATATCGTGTGACTCCATGGCCCAGTCCGCCACTGAGCCATCCTCGAACGCCCCTTTTGGTTGAGCGTTCAACCACGCGTTCAGTCGCTTCACGACGCGTCGTGGGTCACGGTCACGCACCTCCAGAATCCC
This region includes:
- a CDS encoding OmpA family protein codes for the protein MRNTPEFIIMGMFVVALILAQGCATQSGSGTGETQTERIVAPAIQDIPPKDLEVMPSRSRTTQPELATRNATGLPNGPLMDVLFDFDRASLRPDALSVLNGNAKRLQAEEVTQLLLEGRGDDVGSAAYNLMLGERRAENVKTYLHDLGVSIDITTISYGKDRPLCFQDSSECFQKNRSVHFVVKEKE